The following are encoded together in the Streptomyces sp. NBC_00358 genome:
- a CDS encoding bifunctional [glutamine synthetase] adenylyltransferase/[glutamine synthetase]-adenylyl-L-tyrosine phosphorylase: protein MTAPGRRSSTFTRLLRHGFTDPSAAERLLEGPELAPIRSDPVLLDALGATADPDLALLGLVRLVEAQDGHTAQRELLDTLIAAKPLRDRLLGVLGASAALGDHLARHPHDWQALVTYEARDLHPGVREFERGLAGATDPVSLRVAYRRCLLSIAARDVCGTTDLAQTAAELADLATATLRAALAIAGAAAPDDAALCRLAVVAMGKCGGHELNYVSDVDVIFVGEAVEGADEGKAVQAAARLASHLMRICSETTVEGSIWPVDANLRPEGRNGPLVRTLSSHLAYYQRWAKTWEFQALLKARPVAGDLELGEEYVATLAPLVWHAAERENFVADVQKMRRRVVENIPAAEIERELKLGPGGLRDVEFAVQLLQLVHGRADNSLRSGTTLDALKALAAGGYVGRADAVQLDDAYRFLRSMEHRIQLFRLRRTHLVPEGEADLRRIGRSMGLRVDPVKELNREWKRHASMVRRLHEKLFYRPLLDAVAQLAPGETRLSPDAARERLVALGYADPAAARRHLEALASGVSRKAAIQRTLLPVLLGWFADSADPDAGLLNFRKVSDALGKTPWYLRLLRDEGAAAENLARVLSAGRLAPDLLMRAPEAVALLGDGEGGGLEPRGRAQLEQEILAAVRRADGGEQAVTAVRGVRRRELFRTAATDIVASYGTEETPAVADQGALVDLVGGAVSDLTAATLAGTLRAVVRDGWGDTLPTRFTVIGMGRFGGHELGYGSDADVLFVHEPREGVDEQEASRAANAVVSEMRRLLQLPSADPPLLIDADLRPEGKSGPLVRTLKSYEAYYRRWSLVWESQALLRAEVVAGDADLGGRFMELVDPLRYPAEGLGEDAVREIRRLKARMESERMPRGADPTLHAKLGRGGLSDVEWTVQLIQLRHGWAEPGLRTTRTREALAAARAAELLTTDEAATLDEAWVLATRVRNAVMLVRGRAGDTFPSDGRELAAVGRYLGYDPGHVGDMLDDYRRTTRRARAVVDELFYGA from the coding sequence ATGACGGCGCCGGGGCGCAGGAGCAGTACGTTCACACGGCTGCTGCGGCACGGCTTCACCGATCCCTCGGCGGCCGAGCGACTCCTGGAGGGGCCCGAACTGGCCCCCATACGGTCGGACCCGGTCCTCCTCGACGCACTGGGCGCCACCGCCGACCCGGACCTCGCGCTGCTCGGGCTCGTCCGGCTCGTCGAGGCCCAGGACGGGCACACCGCCCAGCGGGAGCTCCTCGACACGCTGATCGCGGCCAAGCCGCTGCGGGACCGGCTGCTCGGCGTGCTCGGCGCATCCGCCGCGCTCGGCGACCACCTCGCCCGCCACCCGCACGACTGGCAGGCCCTCGTCACCTACGAGGCGCGGGACCTGCACCCCGGGGTCCGGGAGTTCGAACGGGGGCTCGCGGGCGCCACGGACCCCGTCTCGCTGCGCGTCGCCTACCGCCGCTGCCTGCTCTCCATCGCCGCGCGCGACGTCTGCGGCACCACCGACCTCGCCCAGACCGCCGCCGAACTCGCCGACCTCGCCACCGCGACCCTGCGCGCCGCCCTCGCCATCGCCGGGGCCGCCGCGCCCGACGACGCCGCCCTGTGCCGGCTCGCCGTCGTCGCGATGGGCAAATGCGGGGGACACGAGCTGAACTACGTGTCCGACGTCGACGTGATCTTCGTCGGGGAGGCCGTCGAAGGGGCAGACGAGGGCAAGGCCGTACAGGCGGCCGCCCGGCTCGCCTCGCACCTGATGCGGATCTGTTCCGAGACGACCGTCGAGGGCAGCATCTGGCCGGTCGACGCCAATCTGCGCCCCGAGGGCCGCAACGGTCCCCTCGTGCGCACGCTCAGCAGTCATCTCGCCTACTACCAGCGGTGGGCCAAGACCTGGGAGTTCCAGGCGCTGCTCAAGGCCCGCCCGGTGGCCGGGGACCTGGAGCTGGGCGAGGAGTACGTCGCCACCCTGGCCCCGCTCGTGTGGCACGCCGCCGAGCGGGAGAACTTCGTCGCCGATGTGCAGAAGATGCGGCGCCGGGTCGTCGAGAACATTCCGGCCGCCGAGATCGAACGGGAGCTGAAGCTCGGTCCCGGAGGGCTCCGGGACGTCGAATTCGCGGTACAGCTCCTGCAGTTGGTGCACGGCCGGGCCGACAACTCCCTGCGCAGCGGCACCACCCTGGACGCCCTGAAAGCACTGGCCGCGGGTGGATACGTGGGGCGCGCCGACGCCGTGCAGCTCGACGACGCCTACCGCTTCCTGCGGTCGATGGAGCACCGCATCCAGCTCTTCCGGCTGCGGCGCACCCATCTGGTACCGGAGGGCGAGGCCGATCTGCGGCGGATCGGCCGGTCGATGGGGCTGCGCGTCGACCCGGTCAAGGAGCTGAACCGGGAGTGGAAGCGGCACGCGTCCATGGTGCGGCGGCTGCACGAGAAGCTGTTCTACCGGCCGCTGCTCGACGCCGTCGCCCAACTGGCGCCGGGCGAGACCCGGTTGAGCCCCGACGCGGCCCGGGAGCGGCTCGTCGCACTCGGGTACGCCGATCCGGCGGCCGCACGGCGCCACCTGGAGGCACTGGCGTCCGGGGTCAGCCGCAAGGCCGCCATCCAACGGACCCTGCTGCCCGTGCTGCTGGGGTGGTTCGCGGACTCCGCCGATCCCGACGCCGGCCTGCTCAACTTCCGGAAGGTCTCGGACGCGCTCGGCAAGACCCCTTGGTATCTGCGGCTGTTGAGGGACGAGGGCGCCGCCGCCGAGAACCTCGCGCGGGTGCTCTCGGCGGGCCGGCTCGCCCCCGACCTGCTGATGCGCGCGCCGGAGGCCGTGGCCCTGCTGGGCGACGGGGAGGGCGGCGGACTCGAACCGCGCGGCCGTGCCCAGCTTGAGCAGGAGATCCTCGCCGCGGTGCGCCGGGCGGACGGCGGCGAGCAGGCCGTGACCGCCGTCCGCGGCGTGCGGCGCCGCGAGCTCTTCCGTACCGCCGCGACGGACATCGTCGCCTCCTACGGAACCGAGGAGACGCCGGCCGTCGCCGATCAGGGGGCGCTGGTCGACCTCGTCGGCGGAGCGGTCTCGGATCTGACGGCGGCGACACTCGCGGGAACGCTGCGGGCCGTGGTGCGGGACGGCTGGGGCGACACCCTGCCCACCCGGTTCACGGTGATCGGGATGGGCCGCTTCGGGGGCCACGAGCTCGGCTACGGCTCCGACGCGGACGTGCTCTTCGTGCACGAGCCCCGCGAGGGCGTCGACGAGCAGGAGGCGTCACGGGCCGCGAACGCCGTGGTGTCCGAGATGCGGCGGCTGCTCCAGCTCCCCAGCGCCGATCCGCCGCTGCTGATCGACGCGGACCTGCGGCCCGAGGGCAAGTCCGGGCCACTGGTGCGCACGCTGAAGTCGTACGAGGCGTACTACCGGCGCTGGTCGCTGGTGTGGGAGTCGCAGGCCCTGCTGCGCGCGGAGGTCGTGGCGGGCGACGCCGACCTCGGCGGCCGGTTCATGGAGCTCGTCGATCCGCTGCGGTATCCGGCGGAGGGGCTGGGCGAGGACGCCGTACGGGAGATCCGGCGGCTGAAGGCCCGGATGGAGTCGGAGCGGATGCCGCGCGGCGCCGACCCCACGCTGCACGCCAAGCTCGGGCGCGGCGGTCTCTCGGACGTGGAGTGGACGGTCCAGCTCATCCAGCTCCGGCACGGCTGGGCGGAGCCTGGACTGCGGACGACCCGGACCCGGGAGGCGCTGGCGGCCGCGCGCGCGGCGGAGCTGCTGACCACGGACGAAGCGGCGACGCTGGACGAGGCGTGGGTGCTGGCCACCCGGGTGCGCAACGCCGTGATGCTGGTGCGGGGCAGGGCCGGGGACACCTTCCCCTCGGACGGGCGTGAGCTCGCCGCCGTGGGCCGCTACCTGGGATACGACCCGGGGCACGTCGGGGACATGCTCGACGACTACCGGCGCACCACCCGGCGGGCGCGGGCCGTGGTGGACGAACTGTTCTACGGCGCGTGA
- a CDS encoding phosphatase PAP2 family protein, with protein MGDSTVTTLEGRDQATPQPVAEEKAGNRLLRRMRAPRRPRLWFEVLLIAMSYWTYSLIRNAVPEQRREALRNADWIWRMEHHLGVAVEESVNHAVNSVGWLIIGMNYYYATLHFVVTLSVLVWLYRCHPGRYAAARLALFATTAVALLGYYFFPLAPPRLLPGGNFVDTVMVHETWGSMASGDLKHMSNQYAAMPSMHIGWSLWCGLTVLALAKAPWARILGVLYPAATLLVIVATANHFWLDAVGGLLCLCFGFLVARLWYGSLPYALPQWAPGTRGAPTPPPVKT; from the coding sequence ATGGGTGATTCGACCGTGACGACACTGGAAGGCCGGGACCAGGCCACTCCACAACCCGTCGCGGAGGAGAAGGCGGGGAACAGACTCCTGCGTCGTATGCGGGCCCCGCGTCGCCCCCGCCTCTGGTTCGAAGTCCTGCTCATCGCCATGAGCTACTGGACGTACTCGCTGATCCGCAACGCCGTGCCGGAGCAGAGACGCGAAGCGCTGCGCAACGCGGACTGGATCTGGCGGATGGAGCACCATCTCGGGGTCGCCGTCGAGGAGTCCGTCAACCACGCGGTGAACTCGGTCGGCTGGCTGATCATCGGGATGAACTACTACTACGCGACCCTGCACTTCGTGGTGACGCTGAGTGTCCTGGTCTGGCTGTACCGCTGTCATCCCGGCCGCTACGCGGCGGCCCGTCTCGCGCTCTTCGCCACCACGGCGGTGGCCCTCCTCGGCTACTACTTCTTCCCGCTCGCGCCACCGCGTCTGTTGCCCGGCGGGAACTTCGTCGACACGGTCATGGTCCACGAGACCTGGGGCTCGATGGCCTCCGGCGATCTCAAACACATGTCCAACCAGTACGCCGCGATGCCGTCGATGCACATCGGCTGGTCCCTGTGGTGCGGCCTGACCGTCCTCGCGCTGGCCAAGGCCCCCTGGGCGCGCATCCTCGGCGTCCTCTACCCGGCGGCCACCCTCCTGGTCATCGTCGCCACCGCCAACCACTTCTGGCTGGACGCGGTGGGCGGCCTGCTCTGCCTCTGCTTCGGCTTCCTGGTGGCCCGCCTGTGGTACGGATCGCTGCCGTACGCGCTGCCGCAATGGGCACCGGGGACACGCGGGGCGCCGACCCCGCCACCGGTGAAGACCTGA
- a CDS encoding LacI family DNA-binding transcriptional regulator, with the protein MTTRLADIAAQAGVSEATVSRVLNGKPGVAATTRQSVLAALDVLGYERPVRLRQRSEGLVGLITPELENPIFPALAQVIGQALTRQGYTPVLATQTPGGSTEDELTEMLVDRGVAGIIFVSGLHADTSADMQRYEQLRGRGVPFVLVDGFSPKVQAPFISPDDRAAMALAVTHLASLGHTSIGLALGPKRFVPVQRKIEGFVRTMQDQLNLSPADVEERLIQHSLYTLEGGQAAASALMDRGCTAIVCASDMMALGAIRAARQRGLEVPTDISVVGFDDSPLIAFTDPPLTTVRKPVPAMGQAAVRTLLEEIGGTPAPHSEFVFMPELVVRGSTASAPGDRNRP; encoded by the coding sequence GTGACCACACGGCTTGCCGACATCGCAGCCCAGGCGGGGGTCAGTGAGGCGACCGTCAGTCGCGTCCTGAACGGGAAGCCGGGCGTCGCCGCGACCACCCGCCAGTCAGTCCTGGCCGCCCTCGACGTGCTGGGCTACGAACGCCCGGTGCGTCTGCGCCAGCGCAGCGAGGGTCTGGTGGGCCTCATAACCCCCGAGCTGGAGAACCCGATATTCCCTGCCCTCGCGCAGGTCATCGGGCAGGCCCTGACGCGCCAGGGCTACACCCCCGTCCTCGCGACCCAGACCCCGGGCGGCTCGACCGAGGACGAGCTGACCGAGATGCTGGTCGACCGCGGCGTCGCCGGCATCATCTTCGTCTCCGGCCTGCACGCCGACACCTCGGCCGACATGCAGCGGTACGAGCAACTGCGTGGCCGAGGTGTCCCGTTCGTCCTGGTCGACGGCTTTTCGCCCAAGGTGCAGGCGCCGTTCATCTCTCCGGACGACCGCGCGGCGATGGCCCTCGCGGTCACCCACCTCGCCTCGCTCGGGCACACCAGCATCGGTCTCGCCCTCGGCCCCAAGCGGTTCGTGCCGGTGCAGCGCAAGATCGAGGGCTTCGTGCGCACGATGCAGGATCAGCTGAACCTGAGCCCGGCGGACGTCGAGGAGCGACTGATCCAGCACTCGCTGTACACGCTGGAGGGCGGCCAGGCCGCCGCGAGCGCGCTCATGGACCGCGGCTGCACGGCGATCGTCTGCGCCAGCGACATGATGGCGCTCGGCGCGATACGGGCGGCGCGTCAGCGCGGCCTGGAGGTTCCCACGGACATCTCGGTCGTGGGCTTCGACGATTCGCCGCTGATCGCCTTCACCGACCCGCCGCTCACGACCGTCCGCAAGCCGGTACCGGCGATGGGCCAGGCCGCGGTGCGCACGTTGCTGGAGGAGATCGGCGGGACGCCCGCGCCGCACAGTGAGTTCGTGTTCATGCCGGAACTCGTGGTGCGGGGTTCGACCGCTTCTGCCCCTGGGGACCGAAATCGTCCCTGA
- a CDS encoding extracellular solute-binding protein has protein sequence MRRGIAASALVASFALAATACGGSGSDSSDKASGPVTITWWDTSNATNEAPTYQALVKQFEAANKNIKVKYVNVPFDQAQNKFDTAAGASGAPDILRSEVGWTPAFAKKGYFLPLDGTAALADQAKFKPNLIEQAKYDGKTYGVPLVTDTLALVYNKALFQKAGITEAPKTWSDLKKDAATIKGKTGVDGYWGSTQAYYAQNFLYGEGTDTVDAAAKKITVNSPAAKKAYGTWLGLFAGKGLHKADTTADAYAHIQDAFVNGKVAAIVQGPWEITNFYKGSAFSDKANLGIATVPAGSTGKAGAPTGGHNLSVYAGSDKAHQAASLKFVNFMTSAKSQATIALKNSTLPTRDDAYTDAVKADPGIAGYGTVLSAAQPRPALPEYSSLWGPLDTELPKIAGGKESLDKGLSNVELAIAKLVPDFSK, from the coding sequence ATGCGGCGTGGCATAGCGGCCAGTGCGCTGGTGGCGTCTTTCGCCCTCGCGGCGACGGCCTGCGGCGGCAGCGGCAGTGACAGCAGCGACAAGGCCAGTGGGCCCGTCACCATCACGTGGTGGGACACGTCCAACGCCACCAATGAGGCGCCGACGTACCAGGCCTTGGTCAAGCAGTTCGAGGCCGCCAACAAGAACATCAAGGTCAAGTACGTCAACGTGCCCTTCGACCAGGCGCAGAACAAGTTCGACACGGCCGCCGGTGCCTCCGGCGCCCCGGACATCCTGCGCTCCGAGGTCGGCTGGACCCCCGCCTTCGCCAAGAAGGGCTACTTCCTGCCCCTGGACGGCACCGCCGCCCTCGCGGACCAGGCCAAGTTCAAGCCCAACCTGATCGAGCAGGCCAAGTACGACGGCAAGACGTACGGTGTGCCGCTCGTCACGGACACCCTGGCGCTCGTCTACAACAAGGCGCTGTTCCAGAAGGCCGGCATCACCGAGGCGCCCAAGACCTGGAGCGACCTGAAGAAGGACGCGGCCACCATCAAGGGCAAGACCGGCGTCGACGGCTACTGGGGCTCCACCCAGGCCTACTACGCGCAGAACTTCCTCTACGGCGAGGGCACCGACACCGTCGACGCCGCCGCCAAGAAGATCACGGTCAACTCTCCCGCCGCGAAGAAGGCGTACGGCACCTGGCTGGGCCTGTTCGCCGGCAAGGGCCTGCACAAGGCGGACACCACCGCCGACGCCTACGCCCACATCCAGGACGCGTTCGTCAACGGCAAGGTCGCCGCGATCGTCCAGGGTCCCTGGGAGATCACGAACTTCTACAAGGGTTCGGCGTTCTCGGACAAGGCGAACCTCGGTATCGCCACCGTCCCGGCCGGCTCCACCGGCAAGGCGGGCGCCCCGACCGGCGGTCACAACCTCTCGGTCTACGCCGGCTCGGACAAGGCCCACCAGGCCGCGTCGCTGAAGTTCGTCAACTTCATGACCTCGGCGAAGTCCCAGGCCACCATCGCGCTGAAGAACTCCACGCTGCCGACGCGTGACGACGCCTACACCGACGCCGTCAAGGCCGACCCGGGCATCGCCGGCTACGGCACGGTCCTCTCCGCCGCCCAGCCGCGCCCGGCACTGCCCGAGTACAGCTCGCTGTGGGGCCCGCTGGACACCGAGCTGCCCAAGATCGCTGGTGGCAAGGAGTCCCTGGACAAGGGTCTGAGC